ACACTAGGATTTCACCTTAACCCCACCGCTGATTCTACTCCATCCTCTAATTTCCTTACTGAACATGTACATTCTGGAGATGAGCCACATCAGTCATCCTGTTCCAATCACTCTGTTCCTGCTCCTCCCAAGGAATGTTTCCTTGTCTAACTCCAAATCTCATGCTTCTATGTGCCCCTTGTGTCCCACTTTTCTGTTCCTCAAATCCCCCATGATTAttcctttctcacagttctttCTGCATCAGGCATCACCAAACTTTCCTCTTAGGACCAAGACCACCTGCTCCCATTTCCAACTCCCATTTCCATGATCTCAGCAGAGGGTCATGTCCTGGCCTGCTGGGCTGCTAGCTTCACTCCACTAGACAGGCCAGCTGCCCCATCAGCTAACACACCCAGGACGGCCAAAGacagttttagtcagctttgctttCCCATGACCaagagaacagagaagaaaactaagagcagggaaagtttatttggggctcacaattccagaggtttagtccatgctTGACTGAGTCCACTGTTCTTGGTCAAGGTGAggcagcagcacatcatggcagaagggcacagTGGATGAAAGCCATTCAGCTTGTGCTGGAGTCTGGAAGCAAAgacagggaagggaaaaggggccacagggaaatgcacccttccaggacatgcctCCAAACTCAcctcccccagccctgtcccacctgcctgcagttaccacccagcccCATGCATTCAAACCAACATGGATtcattaggttacagttctcgtGATCCAGTCATTTTACTTTAGCCTATTCCTACATTAAGAGAGGAGATTCAGCATCATCTCATGTCCATAATAGAAACCATGTCACATAAGCATTAGGAAGAAGATCAAAAATGTTGTTTAATGCCCCATTGCTGCTGCTCACCCCACATGCACATCATCTAAACAAGCTTTGGATAGAAACCAGAGACATTGCAAATGAGCAATAGTCAGTCACCTGAGGACTGGGTGAAAGGACAGCCAGGAATCTGGACTCACTGCAGAGAGCAAAAAAGAGATTCATATGCGAGGACTTACACAGAGCTAGGCAAATATTATTCACTTAATatgcaaaattatatattttcctcTCTGGTAAACTTATATCTGGCAAACTTCATTATGcccttttctttgtcctttttaaCCAGTGTGATATAAAGGGTCAAGACTTCCATTTAAATATCTTATGGGATAGGGGATGCATGACCTAAAGTATCCTCTTGAGGCACCAGGGACAGCTGATACTTGTATTCTCATGAATGACACTAGTAACTTGTCAAGTTTGTGCAGAAGGTGACCACTTATCTTGGACAAAATAATCAACTCTAGAAGGTCTGGTTCAAGCAATGAGTCCAAAGGTTGCCTCCAGAGACATTGTCCCCAGGATTGggacagaggctggctttgatgcAACCGGCAGTCCGAGTAATAGAAAAGGACCTATGGAGAGCAGAAATTAGATTGGAAAGGGCTAATGGCAATGAGAGAAGGCAGCGGGAGGCTGAGAGCCTGAGTTCGTCTGATGAAGGAATCATTCCAGATTAAAGAAGATTGGCAGTTGATCAATTGTTCAGTATTCTCCTCTGATGGACAGATATGTAAATAAAGGATTAAGGATATGAAGTGACCTTTCAGAATCATGCAGGGATGTTTCTGAGCTCATCTGAAAGAAGCTGAGGCCCTGGAGAGAAGCTGGAACCCTTGGAGGTGAGACTGTGTCTGAGAGCTCAGGGCTGCAGGGGAAATGAGAGGTGGAGGGGGAGTTTCAGGGCCGTGGGAGGCACGTTTCTCTTCTGACATTCACTTTGTATGAGGAAGAAATTTGACAGTTGAAAGAGAGGAAGTCACTACTGAGTGCTGAGAAAAAGGGTTGCTGACATGAGAGATCAAACACCAGCTGGGAGTCAGAGGTCCTCTGGCAGAGAAATGCTGCTCCCGCTACTTCTACTGCTAGCAGTTCTCTTCTCAGGTGGTGACAATCAGGAAGGTAAGCAGCAACCTAAAGTGGTACAGAGGGTTTGTTTGAAAGCAGGTTGCACTTGCCCAGGTGCACCTGGACTCTGAGGCCCTGCCCTCTCCTGACTCCAGCCTTCTTCCACCTGCTGGAGGTGGGGCTGCAGCCTGAGGCCCTGGGGCTCTCAAATGTGTCAGGTGTTAAGTTTCTGCAAACCCTGGGATCTTGGTTCCTGCATCTTCCCACTAtccatgttttttctttccctctattTTCTCTCCTTCACTTAAGtcttttctggttttcttcaCAGCCTACCAAGGGCCGACCTCGTTCCATGTCATGCAAATCTCATCCTTTGCCAACAGCACCTGGACCCTGAATCGTGGCTCAGGCTGGTTGGAAGATCTGCAGATTCATGGCTGGGATAGTGACACAGGCACTGCTATATTCCTGAAGCCCTGGTCTAAGGGCAACCTCAGTGATGAGGAGGTCACAGAGCTGGAGGAGATCTTCCGAGTCTACTTCTTTGGAATTACCAGGGAAGTGCAGGAACGAATCAGTGACTTCCAGTTGGAGTGTGAGTCCAGTCCTCAGAACTGAGGGCTTCCTTTGACTTGCTTACCGGCTTGCTTCTCTGCTCCCTTggtccctccccctcctcccttctttaCCCAGCTGCATGCACACACTTCTCTAGAGCAGGCTCCCTGTCCGACTCCTCTCCTCCACAAACTCTGATCTGGCTGCGCCCTCACTCCTCTCTGACACATGAATGGCTTTGCTGCATGACCAGCCCCTGGTGTGTCTCTGGTGATACTTTCTCCTTATTTTCCTACTTGTGTCTCAGTGATCTAAAGTGTGGTTCCTCCTCTTATTCACCCTTTCAAACACAGTGTGGTCCATTTCCCTGTGGACTCCTGGTTCCCTTGGGGAATCTGTGATGGTGACTGCATAGCACTATTCCTCCCCCTCTGCCTCTCCTCTGCCCTATAACCACATCCCCTTTACCACATCATTGTGCCATTCAGGAGAGGCGCAGGTGTCCCCcatgctctacctctgaaagTCTCTAAATGCTGTGATAACTTATTGATTCACATTCCACACTTTTTCCTCACCCAGAATCTGTGTCCTGGGTCCTCCCCACATTGCTTTCTTCTTGTTTGCTGGTTAGtaacttttatttctgttttccttctgcaCAGATCCTTTTGAATTCCAGGGCATAGCAGGCTGTGAGCTACATTCTGGGGGAGCCATCGGGAGTTTCTTGAAGGGGGCTATAAAAGGACTGGATTTACTGAGCATCAATACTACCTGTTGGCCTTCCCCAAGCGGTGGCAGCAGGGCACAGAAAGTCTGTGAATTAATCGCAAATTACAAAGGCATCTTTGACACAATAGAGCACCTGCTCTATAAAACCTGTCCCCGGTTTCTCTTGAGCGTCctggaggcagggaaggtggACCTCCAGAGACAGGGTGAGTCCTGCCGTTTCCCTTTCAGTTCTCCTTAAATACCAGAGTAGGCAAGcacccagggaggaggagggcttCATCAAGGATTTATTGCATTCCCAAAGGAACAGAGGGGCTTAATGTGCACATCAGTCTGCTTCCATGTGCTCTGGGTCAGCACCAGCAGGTGACACTCTCCCTGCCCCTGTTGCCCTAGTGAAGCCCAAGGCCTGGCTGTCCAGCGGTCCCAGTCCTGGGCCTGGCCGTCTGCTGCTGGTGTGCCATGTGTCTGGCTTCTACCCAAAGCCCGTGTGGGTGATGTGGATGCGAGGTGAGCAGGAACAGCAGGGCACTCAGCAAGGTGACTTCCTGCCCAACGCAGATGGGACCTGGAACCTCCGAGCAACCCTGGATGTGgcagctggggaggtggctggCCTGGCCTGCAGGGTGAAGCACAGCAGCCTAGGAGGGCAGGACCTCGTCCTCTACTGGGGTGAGGAAGGACTGGGGCCCagctggaggtggagggagggggtgCCCCAGCACAGAGGATGGGCCTGGGAAGgatggggaagaggaagaagaaggcaGGGGGAGAGGTGGTGgtcagagaggggagggaggtgaggagaacGGACCTCTAGAAAATGAAGGTTACAGAGCTGGACACAGGGAGGCCAGGGAATGAATGCATGAGATTCGCAGTGATGGTCTGTGTCCTCCCTCCCCACGGCAGGACGCTCCATCCCCATTGGCCTGGTCATTCTGGCAATTATAGTGCCCACGCTGATCTTCCTGCTGGGCCTTGCGTTATGGTTCTGGAGACGCAGGTGGGTTTCTATTTCCTTACTCTTCCTTTGCTGTCCACTCTCCCACTCTTCCTACCCTGTGTCTATTTAGACTATGTCAACCTCCACTTTCCACCAGACCTTTCTTCTTA
This sequence is a window from Marmota flaviventris isolate mMarFla1 chromosome 10, mMarFla1.hap1, whole genome shotgun sequence. Protein-coding genes within it:
- the LOC114083953 gene encoding T-cell surface glycoprotein CD1b-like isoform X1, which gives rise to MRDQTPAGSQRSSGREMLLPLLLLLAVLFSGGDNQEAYQGPTSFHVMQISSFANSTWTLNRGSGWLEDLQIHGWDSDTGTAIFLKPWSKGNLSDEEVTELEEIFRVYFFGITREVQERISDFQLEYPFEFQGIAGCELHSGGAIGSFLKGAIKGLDLLSINTTCWPSPSGGSRAQKVCELIANYKGIFDTIEHLLYKTCPRFLLSVLEAGKVDLQRQVKPKAWLSSGPSPGPGRLLLVCHVSGFYPKPVWVMWMRGEQEQQGTQQGDFLPNADGTWNLRATLDVAAGEVAGLACRVKHSSLGGQDLVLYWGRSIPIGLVILAIIVPTLIFLLGLALWFWRRRSYQDI
- the LOC114083953 gene encoding T-cell surface glycoprotein CD1b-like isoform X2; amino-acid sequence: MRDQTPAGSQRSSGREMLLPLLLLLAVLFSGGDNQEAYQGPTSFHVMQISSFANSTWTLNRGSGWLEDLQIHGWDSDTGTAIFLKPWSKGNLSDEEVTELEEIFRVYFFGITREVQERISDFQLEYPFEFQGIAGCELHSGGAIGSFLKGAIKGLDLLSINTTCWPSPSGGSRAQKVCELIANYKGIFDTIEHLLYKTCPRFLLSVLEAGKVDLQRQDGTWNLRATLDVAAGEVAGLACRVKHSSLGGQDLVLYWGRSIPIGLVILAIIVPTLIFLLGLALWFWRRRSYQDI